The proteins below are encoded in one region of Populus alba chromosome 2, ASM523922v2, whole genome shotgun sequence:
- the LOC118042018 gene encoding splicing factor U2af small subunit A-like: protein MAEHLASIFGTEKDRVNCPFYFKIGACRHGDRCSRLHNRPTISPTLLLSNMYQRPDMITPGIDAQGQPLDPHKIQEHFEEFYEDIFEELNKFGEIESLNVCDNLADHMIGNVYVLFKEEDQAAAALQALQGRFYSGRPIIADFSPVTDFREATCRQFEENNCNRGGYCNFMHVKLIGRDLRRKLFGRYRGYRVSRSRSRSRSVSPRKRERDYDRRERDSRDRDRDRDRDRDYRGNGRRNDKYDREGGRKRHGSPVREGSEERRARIEQWNREREEKQ from the coding sequence ATGGCGGAGCACTTAGCTTCAATCTTCGGTACTGAGAAAGACCGAGTTAATTGTCCTTTCTACTTCAAGATTGGCGCATGCCGTCACGGCGATCGATGCTCTCGCCTCCACAACCGCCCCACCATCTCTCCCACTCTCTTATTATCCAACATGTACCAGCGTCCTGACATGATTACTCCTGGCATCGATGCTCAAGGTCAGCCACTTGACCCGCACAAGATCCAGGAGCATTTTGAAGAATTTTACGAGGATATTTTTGAAGAACTCAACAAATTTGGCGAGATCGagagcctcaatgtttgtgataATCTCGCTGATCACATGATCGGTAACGTTTATGTTCTGTTCAAGGAGGAAGACCAAGCTGCCGCCGCTTTGCAAGCCCTTCAAGGACGATTTTACTCTGGTCGCCCAATCATTGCAGATTTCTCTCCCGTCACTGATTTTCGTGAAGCTACCTGCAGGCAGTTTGAGGAGAATAACTGCAACCGTGGcggttattgtaattttatgcACGTGAAGCTGATTGGGAGGGATTTGCGGAGAAAGTTGTTTGGAAGATATCGTGGATATAGGGTTAGTAGGAGTCGGAGTCGGAGTAGGAGTGTGAGTCCTAGGAAGAGGGAGAGAGATTATGATAGGCGTGAGAGGGATTCCAGGGATAGGGACAGAGATCGAGACAGAGACCGTGATTATCGTGGAAATGGGAGGAGGAATGACAAGTATGACAGAGAGGGAGGAAGAAAAAGACATGGGAGTCCAGTTAGGGAAGGCAGTGAGGAACGAAGGGCTAGGATTGAGCAATGGAATAGAGAGAGGGAGGAGAAACAGTAA